The proteins below are encoded in one region of Equus przewalskii isolate Varuska chromosome 1, EquPr2, whole genome shotgun sequence:
- the R3HCC1L gene encoding coiled-coil domain-containing protein R3HCC1L isoform X4, with protein sequence MKNRESIQESRFDYYNYEVPDIDLSDCEFPHVIEIYDFPQEFRTEDLLRVFCSYQKKGFDIKWVDDTHALGVFSSPITARDALGSKHAMVKTRPLSQATRAAKAKARAYAEFLQPAKERPETSAALARRLVISALGVRSKQSKTEREAELKKLQEARERKRLEAKQREDIWEGRDQSAV encoded by the exons ATGAAGAATAGAGAAAGCATCCAGGAATCTAGATTTGATTATTACAACTATGAAGTTCCTGATATTGACCTCAGTGATTGTGAATTCCCACATGTCATTGAAATTTATGACTTCCCCCAAGAATTTCGTACTGAAGACCTCCTACGGGTTTTCTGCAGTTATCA AAAGAAAGGATTTGATATTAAATGGGTGGATGATACACATGCCCTAGGAGTATTCTCCAGTCCGATTACAG CTCGTGATGCTCTCGGAAGTAAACATGCCATGGTGAAGACCCGACCCTTGTCACAGGCCACGAGAGCAGCCAAGGCCAAAGCTAGAGCTTATGCCG aGTTCCTCCAGCCAGCAAAGGAGCGTCCTGAGACTTCAGCAGCCTTAGCCAGAAGGTTAGTTATCAGTGCCCTTGGGGTTCGAAGTAAGCAGAGCAAAACTGAACGGGAAGCAGAGCTCAAGAAATTGCAAGAAGCCCGAG AGAGAAAACGGTTGGAAGCCAAGCAACGGGAAGACATCTGGGAAGGCAGAGACCAATCTGCAGTTTGA
- the R3HCC1L gene encoding coiled-coil domain-containing protein R3HCC1L isoform X3 — protein sequence MHVKETCEAEEGSTLDRTDFPVPEPRIEQKPTKNKKLSDACLVDLLLSFPSTSSNQGSYVTANQLSGNMKNRESIQESRFDYYNYEVPDIDLSDCEFPHVIEIYDFPQEFRTEDLLRVFCSYQKKGFDIKWVDDTHALGVFSSPITARDALGSKHAMVKTRPLSQATRAAKAKARAYAEFLQPAKERPETSAALARRLVISALGVRSKQSKTEREAELKKLQEARERKRLEAKQREDIWEGRDQSAV from the exons AACCAAGAATCGagcaaaaaccaacaaaaaataaaaagctcagtgATGCATGCCTAGTTGACTTGCTACTCTCTTTTCCCTCTACAAGTAGCAATCAGGGCAGTTATGTCACGGCAAATCAG TTATCAGGGAATATGAAGAATAGAGAAAGCATCCAGGAATCTAGATTTGATTATTACAACTATGAAGTTCCTGATATTGACCTCAGTGATTGTGAATTCCCACATGTCATTGAAATTTATGACTTCCCCCAAGAATTTCGTACTGAAGACCTCCTACGGGTTTTCTGCAGTTATCA AAAGAAAGGATTTGATATTAAATGGGTGGATGATACACATGCCCTAGGAGTATTCTCCAGTCCGATTACAG CTCGTGATGCTCTCGGAAGTAAACATGCCATGGTGAAGACCCGACCCTTGTCACAGGCCACGAGAGCAGCCAAGGCCAAAGCTAGAGCTTATGCCG aGTTCCTCCAGCCAGCAAAGGAGCGTCCTGAGACTTCAGCAGCCTTAGCCAGAAGGTTAGTTATCAGTGCCCTTGGGGTTCGAAGTAAGCAGAGCAAAACTGAACGGGAAGCAGAGCTCAAGAAATTGCAAGAAGCCCGAG AGAGAAAACGGTTGGAAGCCAAGCAACGGGAAGACATCTGGGAAGGCAGAGACCAATCTGCAGTTTGA